The Leucobacter viscericola genome includes a window with the following:
- the gltB gene encoding glutamate synthase large subunit yields the protein MSEHQSSRNSNPDFPNAVGLYDPANEKDACGLASVVSLKGEPSHEIIALALEALENLEHRGAVGSDAGTGDGAGILSDLPDQLIREELHAQQPRLKLPAPGNYAAGLVFLPQASTERKAVKYRIAAIASEEGLEVLAWRPVAVRPEVLGESARAASPVIEQVVLAPRGSDPIEAAQITSVQLERRAYRTRKRVQHETGCYLPSLSARTIVYKGMVTTLQLPGFYEELSDERFTSRFAIVHSRYSTNTFPSWHLAQPLRLVAHNGEINTVRGNRNWMRAREAQLESEVLGDLRPLQPICSEGGSDSASFDEVLELLVMAGRSLPHALAMMVPEAWESETGLHPELVDFLEYHSLVMEPWDGPAAMIATDGNELVALLDRNGLRPGRYLTTADGLMVIASETGVLDIAPERVTQRGRLQPGRMLAVDLATGTVRDDEAVKHELSQLAPWGDWLREGRIRLSDLPEREHLVHPPASTSRRQRTFGYTEEELRLLITPMARDGIEPLAAMGTDTPIAVLSDRPRLVFDYFVQQFAQVTNPPLDALREELVTSLLTGIGPQANLLTASADHARQVILDFPVINNDALARIQHFGEDPERERAVTIRGLYPVDFAAKGLADRLEAMCWEASAAIEAGAEFVILSDRDSNKDLAPVPSLLAISAVHHHLIREGQRMQVALIAEAGDVREVHHVAALIGYGAAAVNPYLAMETAELLVRDGSITGVTADEAVAKLIKALGKGMLKVMSKMGISTVASYCGAQTFETIGLAQDVVDRYFTGTTSRLGGVGLDVIATEVAARHRAAYPDDPATLAHKRLETGGEYRWRRGEEPHLFDPETIYKLQHATRTARREIFTEYTARVNEQQERLMTLRGLMKFAPQRPPVPLDEVEPVDTIVKRFATGAMSYGSISLEAHQTLAIAMNRLGGKSNTGEGGEEEERLLDPERRSAIKQVASGRFGVTSMYLTHADEIQIKLAQGAKPGEGGQLPPAKMYPWIARTRHATPGVGLISPPPHHDIYSIEDLKQLIFDLKRANPSARISTKLVAQSGIGPVAAGVAKALSDVILVSGHDGGTGASPMNSLKHAGSPWELGLAEAQQTLMLNGLRERVVLQVDGQLKTGRDVVIAMLLGAEEFGFATAPLVVSGCIMMRVCHLDTCPVGVATQNPELRERYTGQAEHVINFFRFIAEEVRELLAELGYRSIEEAVGDTKALDIDDAIRHWKAEGLDLTPILRGPVFNNSEPRRHGQEQDHELATHFDQQLLSMAADALERRDPVFAQLPIRNIDRAVGTMLGHEITKRFGSEGLAPGTVDVTLTGSAGQSLGAFIPPGLTLRLIGDANDYVGKGLSGGEIVVRPDPRAGHGSAGNVIAGNVIGYGATSGSLWIAGVVGERFLVRGSGATAVVEGTGDHALEYFTGGFALILGPTGRNIGAGMSGGEAVLLDLDPANINAAEVGSGSLTLQSLTGKLPALEQSALREKVVGLLQRHSEQTDSQLAAGLLAEIEADPERAFARFTRLIPRDYSRVLDIRVRANERGADPDGDQVWTEILEATHG from the coding sequence ATGAGCGAGCATCAATCGAGCCGAAACAGCAACCCTGATTTCCCAAACGCCGTAGGTCTCTACGATCCGGCGAATGAAAAAGACGCCTGCGGTCTTGCCTCTGTTGTGTCACTCAAGGGCGAGCCCTCACACGAAATTATTGCGCTCGCTCTTGAAGCTCTCGAAAACCTCGAGCACCGCGGCGCGGTCGGCTCAGACGCTGGAACGGGAGACGGCGCCGGGATCCTGAGTGACCTCCCGGATCAGCTCATTCGAGAAGAACTCCACGCGCAACAGCCCAGGCTGAAGCTGCCGGCACCCGGAAACTACGCCGCGGGCCTTGTCTTCCTACCCCAGGCCTCAACCGAGCGAAAAGCCGTAAAGTATCGCATCGCCGCAATCGCCTCTGAAGAGGGTCTTGAGGTGCTTGCCTGGCGACCCGTGGCTGTGCGGCCGGAAGTGCTTGGCGAAAGCGCACGGGCCGCGAGCCCCGTCATCGAACAGGTGGTTCTTGCGCCGCGCGGCAGCGATCCGATCGAAGCTGCCCAGATCACCTCGGTTCAGCTCGAACGCCGCGCCTACCGCACCCGCAAGCGCGTCCAGCACGAGACCGGCTGCTATCTGCCGTCGCTCTCGGCCCGCACCATCGTGTACAAGGGCATGGTCACAACACTGCAGCTGCCCGGGTTCTACGAAGAACTTTCCGACGAGCGCTTCACCTCGCGCTTCGCGATCGTGCACTCGCGCTACTCGACCAACACCTTCCCGTCGTGGCACCTGGCGCAACCGCTGCGTCTGGTCGCGCACAACGGCGAGATCAACACCGTACGCGGCAACCGCAACTGGATGCGCGCCCGCGAGGCCCAGCTTGAATCCGAGGTGCTTGGGGATCTGCGCCCGCTGCAGCCCATTTGTTCAGAGGGCGGCAGCGACTCCGCGAGCTTCGATGAGGTGCTTGAGCTCTTGGTGATGGCCGGTCGTTCGCTGCCGCACGCGCTCGCGATGATGGTGCCGGAGGCGTGGGAATCAGAAACGGGCTTGCATCCCGAACTCGTCGACTTTCTCGAGTACCACTCGTTGGTCATGGAGCCGTGGGACGGCCCGGCCGCGATGATCGCCACCGATGGTAACGAACTCGTTGCGCTCCTCGATCGCAACGGCCTCCGCCCCGGTCGCTATCTCACCACCGCAGACGGCCTCATGGTCATCGCGAGCGAAACGGGTGTGCTCGACATCGCGCCCGAGCGTGTGACGCAGCGTGGCCGCCTGCAGCCGGGGCGCATGCTCGCGGTTGATCTCGCGACCGGCACAGTGCGCGACGACGAAGCGGTCAAGCACGAGCTGTCGCAGCTCGCCCCCTGGGGGGACTGGCTGCGCGAGGGCAGGATCCGGCTGAGCGATCTACCCGAGCGCGAGCACCTGGTGCACCCGCCCGCGTCAACGAGCCGCCGCCAGCGCACCTTCGGCTACACAGAAGAGGAGCTGCGCCTGCTCATCACCCCGATGGCGCGCGACGGCATCGAACCGCTCGCGGCGATGGGCACCGACACCCCGATCGCGGTGCTCTCTGACAGGCCACGGCTCGTCTTCGATTACTTTGTGCAGCAGTTTGCGCAGGTGACGAACCCACCGCTCGATGCACTGCGTGAAGAGCTCGTTACGAGCCTGCTCACGGGCATCGGACCGCAGGCGAACCTGCTCACGGCGTCGGCGGACCACGCTCGCCAGGTGATCCTCGACTTTCCCGTCATCAACAACGATGCCCTGGCTCGAATTCAGCACTTCGGTGAGGATCCCGAGCGCGAGCGCGCCGTGACCATTCGGGGGCTGTACCCGGTCGATTTTGCCGCTAAGGGGCTCGCCGATCGCCTTGAGGCCATGTGCTGGGAAGCAAGCGCCGCCATCGAGGCGGGTGCCGAATTTGTGATCCTGTCGGATCGCGATTCCAACAAGGATCTTGCGCCCGTGCCATCGCTGTTGGCCATCTCGGCCGTGCACCACCACCTGATTCGTGAGGGCCAGCGTATGCAGGTCGCCCTCATCGCGGAGGCGGGCGATGTGCGCGAGGTGCACCACGTCGCCGCTCTCATCGGGTACGGCGCAGCCGCGGTGAACCCGTACCTGGCGATGGAAACCGCGGAGCTGCTCGTGCGCGACGGCTCGATCACGGGCGTCACCGCCGACGAAGCCGTCGCAAAACTGATCAAGGCACTTGGTAAGGGCATGCTCAAGGTAATGAGCAAGATGGGCATCTCGACCGTTGCCTCGTACTGCGGCGCCCAGACCTTCGAAACGATCGGGCTCGCGCAAGACGTGGTGGACCGCTACTTCACCGGCACGACCTCGCGGCTCGGCGGTGTGGGCCTCGACGTGATCGCGACCGAGGTCGCCGCTAGGCACCGCGCTGCCTACCCCGACGATCCCGCGACCCTCGCGCACAAGCGCCTCGAAACCGGCGGTGAGTATCGCTGGCGCCGCGGCGAGGAACCCCACCTCTTCGATCCCGAGACGATCTACAAACTGCAGCACGCCACTCGCACCGCGCGCCGTGAGATCTTCACCGAATACACCGCGCGGGTCAATGAACAACAAGAGCGCCTCATGACCCTGCGTGGCCTCATGAAGTTTGCCCCGCAGCGGCCACCGGTGCCGCTCGACGAGGTCGAGCCGGTGGACACCATCGTGAAGCGCTTCGCCACGGGTGCCATGAGCTACGGCTCCATCTCCCTCGAAGCCCACCAGACGCTCGCGATCGCCATGAACCGCCTCGGCGGCAAGTCGAACACCGGCGAGGGTGGCGAAGAAGAGGAGCGCTTGCTCGATCCCGAGCGGCGCAGCGCGATCAAACAGGTCGCCTCGGGCCGCTTCGGCGTGACGAGCATGTACCTGACGCACGCCGACGAGATCCAGATCAAACTCGCGCAGGGTGCAAAGCCGGGCGAGGGAGGCCAGCTGCCCCCGGCAAAGATGTACCCGTGGATCGCGCGCACCCGCCACGCGACCCCCGGGGTTGGACTCATCTCGCCGCCGCCGCACCACGACATCTACTCAATTGAAGATCTAAAGCAGCTCATCTTCGACCTCAAACGCGCCAACCCGAGCGCGCGCATCAGCACCAAGCTCGTCGCGCAGAGTGGGATCGGCCCCGTCGCCGCGGGAGTTGCCAAGGCGCTCTCCGACGTCATCCTGGTCTCCGGCCACGACGGTGGCACGGGCGCGAGCCCCATGAACTCGCTGAAGCACGCGGGTTCACCCTGGGAGCTCGGCCTCGCCGAGGCGCAGCAGACACTCATGCTGAACGGCTTGCGCGAGCGCGTCGTGCTGCAGGTCGACGGCCAGCTCAAGACGGGCCGCGACGTGGTGATCGCCATGCTGCTCGGTGCGGAAGAGTTTGGCTTCGCGACGGCCCCGCTGGTCGTCTCCGGCTGCATCATGATGCGCGTCTGCCACCTCGACACATGCCCGGTTGGTGTCGCGACCCAGAACCCCGAACTGCGCGAGCGCTACACCGGCCAGGCCGAGCACGTCATCAACTTCTTCCGCTTTATTGCTGAAGAGGTGCGCGAACTGCTCGCCGAGCTTGGGTACCGCTCAATCGAAGAAGCCGTCGGCGACACGAAAGCCCTCGATATCGACGACGCGATTCGGCACTGGAAAGCCGAGGGCCTGGATCTCACGCCGATCCTGCGCGGCCCGGTGTTTAACAACAGCGAACCGCGTCGCCACGGTCAAGAGCAAGACCACGAGCTGGCTACCCACTTCGACCAGCAACTGCTGTCGATGGCCGCGGATGCCCTGGAGCGCCGCGATCCGGTGTTCGCTCAGCTGCCAATCCGCAACATCGACCGCGCGGTCGGCACCATGCTCGGGCACGAGATCACCAAGCGCTTCGGTTCCGAGGGCCTCGCTCCCGGCACGGTTGACGTCACCCTGACTGGCTCGGCCGGCCAGTCGCTCGGCGCGTTCATTCCGCCGGGCCTCACGCTGCGCCTCATCGGCGATGCCAACGACTATGTCGGCAAAGGCCTCTCGGGTGGCGAGATTGTGGTGCGGCCCGACCCGCGCGCGGGCCACGGCTCAGCGGGCAACGTGATCGCGGGCAACGTGATCGGCTACGGTGCCACGAGCGGTTCGCTCTGGATCGCGGGGGTGGTCGGCGAGCGCTTCCTGGTGCGTGGCTCCGGCGCGACAGCAGTGGTCGAGGGCACCGGCGATCACGCGCTCGAGTACTTCACGGGTGGTTTTGCGTTGATCCTGGGCCCCACCGGCCGCAACATCGGCGCTGGAATGTCGGGTGGCGAGGCGGTGCTGCTCGACCTCGACCCCGCGAACATCAACGCGGCCGAGGTCGGTTCGGGATCGCTGACGCTACAGTCGCTCACCGGCAAACTGCCGGCGCTCGAACAGAGCGCGCTGCGCGAGAAGGTCGTCGGGCTGCTGCAGCGGCACAGCGAGCAGACCGACTCCCAGCTGGCGGCGGGGCTCTTGGCTGAGATCGAGGCCGATCCCGAGCGCGCATTTGCTCGCTTCACGCGGCTGATTCCGCGTGACTACTCGCGGGTGCTCGACATTCGGGTGCGCGCGAACGAGCGCGGCGCCGACCCCGACGGCGATCAGGTTTGGACTGAGATTTTGGAGGCGACC
- a CDS encoding SDR family oxidoreductase → MTQTLESGSLAGRRALVTGSSRGIGADTVRMFAEAGADVVVNFRNKAPRAEKLAAQLRELGVRALVQGADLTDPESLEAMMAAIREEFGGLDILVLNASGGMESGMGEDYALKLNRDAQLAVLDAALPLLAEGARVVFVTSHQAHFIRTTPTMPEYEPVARSKRAGEDALRERIPELAERGIEFVVVSGDMIEGTVTATLLERANPGAIAERRESAGKLYNVSEFAAEVARAAVEPVPADNTRLIGDTSSFGGEG, encoded by the coding sequence GTGACTCAGACACTCGAATCAGGTAGCCTCGCAGGCCGCCGGGCCCTCGTTACCGGTTCGTCGCGCGGAATTGGCGCCGATACCGTACGTATGTTTGCTGAGGCAGGCGCCGATGTTGTTGTGAACTTCCGCAACAAGGCGCCGCGTGCCGAGAAACTTGCTGCGCAGTTGCGGGAGCTTGGTGTTCGGGCGCTCGTGCAGGGTGCTGACCTGACCGACCCCGAGTCTCTCGAAGCGATGATGGCTGCCATTCGCGAGGAGTTTGGCGGTCTCGACATTCTGGTGCTGAACGCTTCCGGCGGTATGGAAAGTGGCATGGGGGAGGACTATGCGCTGAAGCTCAATCGCGACGCTCAGCTCGCGGTGCTCGATGCGGCCCTGCCGCTGCTCGCCGAAGGCGCGCGGGTGGTCTTTGTGACGAGCCACCAGGCGCACTTCATTCGCACCACCCCGACCATGCCCGAGTATGAGCCCGTTGCTCGCTCGAAGCGGGCCGGCGAAGATGCGCTGCGGGAGAGGATCCCCGAGCTTGCCGAGCGTGGCATTGAGTTTGTGGTGGTGTCTGGCGACATGATCGAGGGCACCGTTACCGCGACGCTGCTTGAGCGCGCGAACCCGGGTGCGATCGCGGAGCGCCGCGAGTCTGCCGGAAAGCTCTACAACGTGTCTGAGTTCGCGGCTGAGGTCGCGCGCGCGGCCGTTGAGCCGGTGCCCGCCGACAACACTCGCCTGATTGGTGATACCTCGAGTTTTGGTGGCGAGGGCTAG
- a CDS encoding YlcI/YnfO family protein, whose amino-acid sequence MELEQYVRNIQQQLETAAEAGGEEARIVAERLLAPLESSVRLALLEALSDAASEITLELSPGSVEVRLRGSDPEFVVSAAESTASENNERDDSEGDPEPTHAPEFAATEPDDGATSRTTLRLPDHLKTQVDEAAARQGISVNAWLVQAVAAAIHAPRVRQEHRSAQSRKSFKGWAQS is encoded by the coding sequence ATGGAACTTGAACAGTACGTCAGAAACATCCAGCAACAGCTGGAAACCGCGGCCGAGGCGGGTGGAGAAGAGGCCAGGATCGTGGCCGAACGACTCCTTGCCCCTTTGGAGTCAAGCGTGCGACTCGCACTCCTTGAAGCCCTGAGCGATGCAGCAAGTGAGATTACGCTTGAGCTCTCTCCCGGCTCCGTGGAGGTTCGTCTGCGCGGCAGCGATCCCGAGTTTGTGGTGTCAGCAGCCGAATCGACCGCTTCAGAGAACAACGAGCGCGACGACTCGGAAGGTGATCCCGAGCCGACTCACGCTCCTGAATTTGCAGCGACCGAACCCGACGACGGCGCGACCTCACGCACAACCCTCCGTCTCCCGGACCACCTCAAGACCCAGGTCGACGAGGCCGCGGCCCGGCAGGGCATTTCCGTGAACGCCTGGCTCGTTCAAGCGGTCGCCGCAGCAATTCACGCACCCCGTGTTCGCCAGGAACACCGGAGTGCACAATCACGCAAGAGCTTTAAAGGATGGGCACAGTCATGA